The genomic interval TCGCGATCAGCCCGACGAGTACGTAGTACAGCACTCCTTGATGGCCGAGGCCGAACACGCTCTCTCCCGAGCCGCCGAACAGGGTCGTGTACCACCGACCGGGCAACAGCGGTTCGAACAGGAAATCGACCCCGCCCAGCAGCCACAGGCCGGCGGTCCCGGCGGCGACCGCAACGACCCGCCGTCCGACGGGGCCAACCGGTCCCAGCGACGCCAACTGCTTGCGAGCGTGCTCACGAGCCCCGGTCACGTCGGTGACCTCCGGTGGATACAGCCTGACTGCGAGCAGGTACCACGCGATCGGCAGGCTCACCGCAACCAGTGGAACCCCGACGAGCATCCACTCGGCGAACCCGACATCGTACCCAAGACGGGCCGATAGCTGGGAGACGACGATCGCGTTCGGCGGGGACCCGATCAGCGTGCCGACCCCGCCGATGCTCGCGGCGTAGGCGGTCCCCAACAGGGCCGCGGTTTCGACGTTCGTGGGGGTATCGGCGTTTCCAGCTTGGTCCGCAGGGCCGTCTGGTTGTGCGATCTCTGCCGGCTTCCCCACGGTCGTACGAGCGACGCCGAGCGCGACTGGGACCATCATCGCTGTCGTTGCAGTATTCGAGATGAGCATCGACAGGCCTGCGGTCGCGACCATCACGGCGAGCACGAGCCGGCGCGGCGACGTGCCGATCCGCGCGACCAGCCGGTAGGCGATACGCCTGTCGACGTCGTGTTTCGACAACGCGGCCGCCAGCACGAAGCCGGCGAGTAACAGCGCCAAGACCGGGTCCGCGAACCCGACCAGTGCGCCGCCGAGCGTCGGGTAGACGCCAAACACCGTCAACAGCACCGGGATACACAGCGCTGTTACTGGGAGCGGGAGCGCCTCAGTCACCCACAGGATCGCCGCGAACACTCCCGTCGCCAGCACGTACCGCCCTGCGGGTGACAGTGACGGCGCTCCCGGTCCGAGCGCCACGGTGCCGGCCGCCGCCACCGCGACCGCGACGACCGCGGCGTCGACCCGCCGACCGGTCATCTGCTCGCTTCTCCGGCGGCGGAGAGCGTTCTGAACTCGTCGCCACCGAACGCGAATCCGTTCGCCGACATGACGCGCCACGGACGGTACTCGAGCCGCCGCTGCTGGCTATCGGACTCGCCGAGGCGCTTCTGCCGCGTCGAATGGTCGACTTCTGGACGCGTGTCGCCGCTGCGGGCGATCGAGACGTCGAACTCCGTCAGCCGGTGTACACTCTGGCGCGGATCGAAGGGGTAGCGATCGTGGCGTGGGTGGTTTCGGAGTGGCTCCGCGGCGAACTGGGGACCGACGCGACCACCCGGTCCGACGTCGCCTGATCCCGTCCCCGATCGTCGCGACCGCCGGTCGGCACAGTTCACGCCGACTCCCCGCGTGGCGATTCGAGCATCGCTGCGTTCGGATCCGATCGGCCAGTTGATAGTAGTACCGTCGTCCTCGCGTCGCGTCGGCACGCGACCGCCACGGTGACCGCGGTTAGCCGGATCACGCTTCTCTCGTTCGTCCTGACGTGGCGCCGATGCGAGGAACTGTGATGGCAACAACGTATAGCACCCTCCCAACCGAACGTCGCGTATGGCCGACAGCGACCGGGACGTCGACCCCGCACCGAGTGTTTGTCCGTTCTGCGGCGTCGGCTGCGGGATCCGATACGACCAGTCGAGCGGCGACGCGCGGGGGTGGAAGGGACCGGTCAACACGCGGGCGGAAGTGTGTCCGAAGGGGGCCGCCGCGTGGGACGTGGTCGACCACCCCGATCGCCTGACGACGCCGTTGGTGCGAGAGGGAGGGGAGCTCGTCGAGACCACGTGGGAGGAGGCGTTTGACCGCGTCGAACGGGAGTTCACGGAGATCGTCTCGGCGGATGGGCCGGACGCGCTGTCGTTGTTTGCCTCGTCGAACTGCACGAACGAGGAGAACTACGTGTTCCAGAAGATCGCTCGACTGCTCGGGACCAACAACGTCGACAACTGCGCGCGGCTGTGCCACTCCTCGACGGTCGCGGCGATGCACGAGCGGCTCGGTGCGGGGGCGATGACGAACTCGCTGGACGACCTGGGCGAGGCAGACGCGTTCCTCGTCGTCGGAGCGAACCCGGTAGAGAACCACCCCGTCATCTTCCGCTCGTATCTCCTCCCCGCGCTCCGCGAGGGAACGACACTGATCGTCGTTGACCCGCGCGAAACGCCGACCGCTCGGGCGGCTGACCGCCACCTGGCAGTTCGGCCAGGGTACGATATCCCGCTGTTAAACGCGATGGCGGCGACGATCGTCTCTGAGGGCCGAGACGACGGCGAGTTCTGCGACGAGCGCGTCGCCGGCGTCGACGCGTTCGAGGCGTTCGCCGGCGGCGTCGACGTCGAGGAGTCCGCCGCACTGGCCGGCGTCGGCTCTCAGGACCTCCGGGACGCAGCCCGCGCGTACGCCGAGGCGGATCGCGCAGCGATCGTCACGGGGATGGGTCTGAGCCAGCATCGATGCGGCACGGCGAACGTCCACGCGCTACTCAACCTCGCGCTACTCACCGGCAACGTCGGCCGCCGCGGCTCCGGTGTCAACCCGCTTCGAGGCCAGAACAACGTCCAAGGCGCCAGCGACGTGGGCGCGCTCCCTGACATGCTCCCGGGGTCTCGACCGGTTACCGACGGCCCGGCCCGTGCGGAACTCGCGGGCGAGTGGGGGATCGACGCGGCCGAACTCCCCGAAGCCCCCGGGCTCACCGAGGTCGAGGCGACCCACGCGTTCGGCGAGTCCGTCCGTGGCGCGTTCGTCCTCGGGGAGAACCCCGCTGTCACCGAGCCGAACGCCAACCGCGTCGCCGACGCGCTCGACGAACTTGACTGCCTCGTCGTTCAAGACCTCTTCGTGACCGAGACCGCCGAACACGCCGACGTGGTGCTCCCCGGGAGCGCGTGGGCCGAGCGCGGCGGGACCGTCACGAACACCGACCGACAGGTGCTCCGGATGCGACCGAACGTCGCCCCGCCTGGCGACGCCCGCAGGGATCTCGACGTGCTGTGTGAGATCGGGAGCAGACTCACCGGCTCCCCCGACGCGTTCGCCTACGACGACCCGGCGGCGGTATTCGAGGAACTGACGCGTGTCACCCCGCCGTACGCGGGAATGTCGTACGACGGGATCGGAACCGGGAGCCAGCGATGGCCGTTTCCCGAGGGCGCCGAGGGCGGGACAGCCGTCCTCCACGAGTCGACGTACGCGAACGGTGAGCGTCGCGCGCAGCTTCGGGTCGTCGAGCACGTGGACCCGGTCGACGCAGTCGGCGACGACGACCTCGTGTTGACGACCGGCCGCGTCGTCGAACACTTCAACAGCGGTGCGCTCACGCGTCGCTCCGATCGGTTAACCCGAATGGCCGGTCCGCAACGGCTGCAGATCCACCCCGACGACGCCGAAGCCCGCGGGATCGCCGAGGGCGATCGCGTGATCGTCGAAAGCGAACGAGGTTCGGTCCGCGTAGGTGTCGAAGTGACTCCAGCGGTCGGTCGCGGTCGCGTCTTCGCGACGTTCCACACTGCCGAGCCGCTGGTGAATACTCTCACCGGCGACGCGCTCGACCCCGTCGCAAAGATCCCGGAGTACAAGCACTCGGCGGTCCGGGTCCGAGTCGATTCGGATTTCGAGAGTCAGTGAGAGATCGGTCGTCAGTCCGGCTGCTGCGACGGGTCGCCCGTCCGATCACGTCGATCCGGCCGCGGCGGAATCACCGGCCGATTGATGACCGAGCCCGTCGAACTGGCGATCGGCGTTCCAGATGGATGTGACTGACCGGGTGTACACGGCGGGAATGACTGACGAGGAGGTAGACGAGCGTCTCGGGGACTGTGAAACCGGCGTGCTGTCGCTCGCACGGGACGGCGAGGCGTACGCCGTTCCGGTGGCGTTCCACTACGACGGGGAGTCGCTGCGATTTCGACTCGGCGACGACGGCGACAGCACGAAACTGGCGTTCGCGGACGCGACAGCGACGGCGAACTTCCTTGCGTACGGTTACGAGACGGCCGACGACTCCTGGAGCGTCATCGCGAGGGGGCCGCTGCGGCGAGTCCCCGAAGACGCCTGGGAGACGACGGCTGCTGCAGACCTCGACGAGTGGTACGTCCCGCTGAGAGTGTTCGACGAGGCGATCGAGGAGACAGAACTGGTCGGCTACGAACTGGAGATCGAAGCGATCACGGGGCGGCGAACGGTTCGGTAGTAACCGCAGCCAACGGATCGGTGACGCTCAGGCGCGAAACGACCGGTGAACACCTCGGTGCGACGGAACAGCCGGCCGGCCTCAGTCTCGATACAGCGAGTACGTGATGAAGCCGAACCCCAGCATCGTGAGGGCGCTCTGAACCAACACCCCGTAGAGGATGACCGGCTCGGGCCCGCTGAGGGGGAGCAGGTCCCCCACGAGGTCGATTCCGCCCCCCAGCATGCTCCCGACAGTGACGATCGCAAACCCCAGCGCGAGCGAGCGGAGTTCGGCCGCGTTCGTCCGGCGGTAGGCGGTCCACGAGAGATACGTGATCGTCGCGCCGAAGACGAACGTCAGGGTCTTGGTCGCCGCAATTGCGATGGTGAGGTGGCTCATTGCTCGGCCCCCTTGCGAACCTCGCCCCACATGCTCGCGAGGCGATCGGCGGCGTCCTCGGCGGGCCGTTCGATCTCGACGTCGAGCGACCGGTCCTCGGCGAGCGCGACGATCACCTCGTTGAAGTCCGTTCGGTAGCGAGTCGCGTGGTGGCCGTCCTGTCTGACCTCCACGCTCTCGGCTAGCAACTGTGCCTCAGAGAGCAGGTCCAGCTTTCGGTATGTCGTCGACATTGGGATCTCACACTCCTCGGACACCTCCCCTGCGGTCAAGGGCTCCTCCAGGTGCTCGATGATGGTCCGACAGTCCTCGTCGTCGAGTGCGTCGAGAACTGGCTGGAGGCTCGGCCCGGGATCGGCCCCCGGCCGGGAGTCGCGCACCATACGGGCAGGTTGCGCGGTCGATGGTATATGTCCCGCGGTTCAGTCCGGTGATCCCGGCGACTGAGAACCAGTGTGGTCCCTAACCTACTCCCGCACTTCCGTCGAAGTGCATGACGAATATCGGCGCTCCCGGATCCGAGATGAGTCGACGCGAGTTCCTGGCGGCCACCGGTGCGACCGGCGCGACGGCAGCGCTCGCAGGGTGTAACGCGCCGACAGCGGCGAGCGGCCGGACTGCGGTCGGGACCGATGCGGCGGCTCCCCAGACCGACTCGTCGCTGCCGACCACTTCGCCTCCGGAGATCGTCAACGTGGACGAGCAGGGCGGATCGGTGACGATGAAGACGCTCCCGGCGCGCCACGAGGTCCACCCGGGCGAGGCGATGGGCGGCCCCATCGAGTTCCCGCAGGTGTGGGCGTTCCAAGCCGACGACCGAGACCCCTCGGTTCCGGGGCCGATCCTCCGAACGACGGAAGGCGAGGACATGACCGTGGTCCTCGACAACACCGACGGGAAACGTCCGCACACGCTCCACTTCCACGGCACCCAGAAGACGTGGGAGAACGACGGCGTCCCCACGACGACCGGGATCACCGTCGATCCCGGGGAGAAACACGAGTACGAGATCCCCGCGAACGTACCTGGGACGCACGTCTACCACTGCCACTACCAGACTCACCGGCACATCGACATGGGGATGTACGGTATCTTCCGGGTCGACCCGGAGGGGTACGAGCCCGCCGACCGGGAGTACTTCATGACGGTGAAAGACTGGGATTCGGACCTCAACCGGATGATGGCCGGCGAGGACGTGAGCTACTCGCCGCGGACGCGCTCGCCCGACGTGTTCACCGTCAACGGGAAGTCGGCGCCTCGGACGCTCCACCCAGAGGACGGCTCGCCGATGATCGTCTCGCAGGGCGATACTGTCCGCGTCCACTACGTCAACGGCGGGTACATGAACCACCCGCTGCACATCCACAACCACCGGTTCCAACTCGTCGAGAAGGACGGCGGCACCATCCCCGAGGCCGCCCGCCACGAGATGGACATCACCGACATCGCGCCCGCCGAGCGCCACACCATCGAGTTCACCGCCGACGCAGACCCGGGGATCTACCTCATGCACTGCCACAAGGTGAACCACGTCATGAACGGCACCAGCTACCCCGGCGGGATGCTCACGGGGATCGTCTACGAGGAGGTGATGGACACCGACATCTTCGCGTCGCTGATGGAGTACGCCGGCTACGAGGGCTAACGCCTCGTCGCTGTCCCACGGTAGGCGTATCCTCGGTCGGTCGACGGTTCACGCTCGGTTTTCGCCCTCCGTTCGGGTCCCGAATCCGCGTCCCGGCTCCGTTCTCCGATACTGCGCCGTAGCGTCGGTCGAGTAATTAAGTACCCCGGCGGAGGTATACCTGTATGTCAGTTCGTCGGCCCGTCCTCGCGGGCACGCACAGATTCCGACCCCACCGGGGTGGCGAATGGTAGATTTCGTCTTCGCCGCCGGTCGCCTCCTGATCGCGCTGGTGCTCGTGGTGTTGAACGGCTTCTTCGTCGCCGCGGAGTTCGCCCTCGTCCGCGTCCGATCCACCTCCGTCGACCAGCTCGTCGAGGAGGGACGCCCCGGCTCGGACACGCTTCAGGAGGCGATGGGGTCGCTCGACGACTACCTCGCGGTGACGCAGCTCGGGATCACCCTCGCCTCGCTCGGGCTCGGATGGGCCGGCGAGCCCGCGGTGGCGTCGCTCGTCGAGCCGGTGCTCGGGCCGTTGCTTCCGCCCGATATCCTCCACATCGTGACGTTCGGGCTCGCGTTCGGCTTCATCACCTTCCTGCACGTGGTCTTCGGCGAGCTCGCGCCGAAGACGATCGCGATCGCCCGCGCAGAGCGGATCGCCCTGCTGGTTGCGCCGCCGCTGAAGCTGTTCTACTACGTGTTCTACCCGGGGCTCGTCTTGTTCAACGGGACGGCCAACGCCTTCACCAGCCTGATCGGCATCCCGCCGGCATCCGAGACCGACGAGACGCTGGAGGAACGCGAGATCCTGATGGTGCTGTCCCGGGCGGGCGACGAGGGCAACGTCGACGCTCGCGAGGTCGAGATGATAGAACGGGTGTTCGACCTCGACGACACCGTCGTCAGGGAGGTGATGGTGCCGCGTCCCGACGTGGTCGCCGTCCCCGCCGACGCGACGCTGTCGGCGATCAGATCGACGGCGCTGTCGGCCGAACACACCCGCTATCCCGTCGTCGACGCCGACGACGCCGACCAGATCGTGGGGTTCGTCGACCTCAAGGACGTGCTACGCGCCGGAGAGTCGGCGGAGGCGGCCGACACGACCGCCGCCGACATCGCACGCGACGTGCTCGTCGTCCCGGAGACGATGCCGATCGACGACCTCCTGATGCAGTTCCGTGACGAGCATCAGCAGATGGCGGCGGTCGTCGACGAGTGGGGGAGTCTCGAGGGGATCGCGACCGTCGAGGACGTCGTCGAGGCGGTCGTCGGCGACATCCGCGACGAGTTCGACGCCGACGATCGCGAGGCGTCGATCCGGCGCCGCGCCGACGGCGGCTACGAGGTCGACGGCGGCGTCCCCTTGTGGACGCTCAACGACGCACTCGGTACGTCGTTTCAGAGCGACGATTTCGAGACGATCGCGGGACTGGTGCTCGGTCGACTCGACAGGGTACCCGAAGTGGGGGACTCGCTTGCCGTGGACGGCCACGTGATCGAGGTCACTGCGATGGACGACAGCCGGATCGACGCGCTCTCGATCCGTCCGTCCTCCACCGCTGCCGAGGACGATGCGTAACTGAGAGCGTCAGCGCCGACCAGCACAAACGCCACGCTCCGTGGGGTAGGTCGCCCGTTCGGTGAAACCAAGATTCTTTATCCGGGTGACAGTGGTACGGATAATGGCTGCTCCGCACGACGATCCGCCGCCCGACGACGACTCCAATCGCGATCACGCGGAAAACGGCGTTCCACAGTCCGGGTCGGTCATTCCGGATCGCTTCTCCTCGGATGAGGTGTTCCAGCGGATCGTCGCCGACGCGGACCACGAGATCACCTCCGGAACACGTGAGTTGTTCTTCGCCGCGCTGGCCGGCGGGTTCGCGATCACGATCACGCTGTTGGTGTACGCCTCGATGTACCCACAGACGGACAGCAGTGTCGTCGCGGCGATGCTGTACCCGATCGGCTTCATTTACATCATCATCGGCGGGTACCAGTTGTACACCGAGAACACTCTCCCACCGGTCGCGTTGACGCTGGAGCGACTGGCGTCGGTGCCGTCGCTGTTGCGCCACTGGACGATCGTCGCGCTCGGGAACTTCACCGGCGGCGCGATCGGCGCGATCGTGTTGGCGTACGGCGGCGTATTCTCGCCGGAGGCAGCGGCCGTCGCCGCGGACCTGGCGGCGACGGGCGTCTACGAGACCACGCGGTGGGAGTTGTTCTTCAAGGGGGCGTTCGCCGGACTGATCGTCGCGGGCGTCGTCTGGATGAACTTCGCCGCACAGGACACGATCTCCCGGCTCGTCGTCGTCTATCTCGCGTTTCTGACTATCCCGCTCGGGAACCTCTATCACAGCGTCGTCTCGTTCACCGAGGCGGTGTACCTCATGCTCGTCGGCGACTTGGGGTTCCTGTTGGCGATGACCGACTTCGTGATCCCGGTGTTGGTTGGCAACACCGTCGGCGGGGTGTTACTGGTCACGATCGTCAACTACTACCAGACCACCGAACAGCGCCTGGAGACGGCCCGATTCGAGAACGTCCGCCGGTTGTCGATCCGCGAGTCTCTGCTGGGGAGTCTCGCCGGTCGATCATACGTTCCCATGTTCGACACGGTCGAGGAGTTCGTCCGCGATCCGGACTCCTTTCGGATCCTCGTCCCGATCACGAATCCCCGGACCGAGTCCCGGCTCGTCCAAATGGCGTGCGCGCTCGCGTCGACCCGCGAGAAGGGCGTCGTCCACGTGGTTCACGTGGTGCAGATCCCCTCCGGACCCAGCCACGGCGGCCGCCGGACTGACCACGACCGGATCTCCGCTGAGTCGAACAAACTCCTCGAAGGCGTGCGCGACATGAACGACCGCTACGAGGCCGAGGTGGAGACGTCGACGCTCGTCACGCACCGCTCGTTCGAGGACGTGTTCGATCGCGCGAACCGCACCCGCCCCGACCTGGTGATGATGGGCTGGGCCGACGACGGCGTGTGGGCTTCGGCCCGCGCTGAGCGCCCCATCGATGAACTGACCAACCGGCTGCCGTGCGATTTCCTCGTGGTCAAGGACCGCGGGCTCGACTGCTCTCGCGTCCTCCTCCCGACGGCGGGCGGTCCCAATTCCGTGTTGAGCGCCGACGTGGCTCGCGGACTCCGCGAGGCGCTCGACGCAGAGGTCTCACTGCTCCACGTCGCCGACGGGCCCGCGGACCGCGAGCGCGGCGAGACGTTCCTCGCGGAGTGGGCCGCCGAAAACGGCCTCGAGGAGGCAGACCGCATCGTCGACGAGTCCGGCGACGTGGAGGACTCGATCGAGCGGGCGGCCGCGGACAACACCCTCGTCCTCATCGGCGCCACCGAGCAGGGGCTGCTCTCGCGGCTGGTCAGCGACTCGCTCCATATGAACATCGCCGACGACGTTGACGCTTCGCTGCTGTTGGCCGAGCGACCCACCGACCGAACGCTGTTGAAGCGCCTCATCGGAGCCGGCCGTCGGGAAAAGTAGTCGGCACGGGTCTGGCGCCGGCGCCGACTCAGGCGTCGCCCACGCGGTCCGGTACCGCCCCGTCGTAGCCGTTCGGGACGTACGGGCACAGCGGGTCGGACGCGAGCGCGTCGCCGGTTGACGCATACGCCCGAGAGCGCGAGCCGCCGCAGACGGCGCGGAACTCGCAGGCGCCGCACTTCCCCTTGAGTGAGTCGCGGTCGCGGAGTCGTTTGAACAGGTCGCCCTCGCGGTAGACCTCCACGAGGTCGTCCTCGCGGACGTTCCCCGCTGGCTTCGGGAGAAACCCCGACGGCGTCACGTCTCCAACGTGGTTGACGAACGCGAACCCGTCGCCGGCGCGGACGTTCGGCCGCGCCGCGAGCGCCCCGACCCCCGGAGTCAAATCAGCGGGGTCAACGCCGTCCCGTTCGAGCCCGACACGGGTGTGCTGGGGCGCTTCGGTCGTTTTGATCGCGAACGCGGCCTCGTCGTCGACGCGGTGGAGCCAGTTCATGACCTCGTCCGCCCGCTCAGGCGAGACGGGGTCGAGCCTCGCTCCCCGGCCGATCCGCACGAGGAAGAACACGCTCCAGCGCACCGCGTCGAGATCGCCGACCAGCTCGCGGACTGCGGGGAGTTCGTCGACGGTCCGTTCACAGACGGTCGTGTTGATCTGCAGACCGAGGTCGGACTCGCGGATCCACCGCGCCGCCCGCAGCGTTTCCTCGAAGACGCCCGGCTCGCCGCGGTAGCCGTCGTGAACCGCGGGGCACCCTGCGTCGATGCTGAGCGCGACTCGCCGGAGACCGGCGTCGGCGAGGCGCTCAATGCGCTCGCGCGTCAGCGACGCGGTCCCGCTGGGCGTGAGCGCCATCCTGAGACCGATGTCGTCGCCGTGGGCGATCAGCTCCGGGAGATCGTCTCGCTTGAGCGGGTCTCCCCCCGAGAGGACGACCACCTGCCCGTCGCCGAAGCCGCGGGCCGACTCCAGCAGGTCCTTTCCTTCGGCGGTCGTGAGTTCGTCCGGGTGTCGCCCGGGCGTCGCTTCCGCCCGGCAGTGGTCACACGCGAGTTCGCACGCGCGGGAGACCTCCCAGACGAGGACGATCGGCCGCTGGCTCGTGTCGAACATCTGTCTCGGTGCTGGTGGGGAGTACTCCTCCGATCACTCGACGACGACGACGCCTTTCATACCGAGCGCCTCGTGCGGGACGCAGGCGTACTTGACCGTCCCCGCCGACTCGAAGGTGTGGCTGAACGTGTGGCCCTCCTCGGCGACCAGTTCTGACTCGAAGGACCCGTCCTCGGCGACGACGTTGTGGCTGGACCCCTGGCCCGTCCATTCCCAGGTGACGGTCGTTCCGCTGGACACCCTGACTGCGGCGGGGCCGAAGCCGTAGTAGCCGCCGTTGGCTTCCGTCCCGACTTCGACGGTCACCTCGTCGGCACCCGTCTCGTCGACGACGCCGTCGTAGTTGTCGACGTCGTCGAGCCAGCCGCCGAACGACTCACCGCCGTCAGACCCGCCGGACGGGGTGTCTGTCGCCGTTTGCGTCGCTGTTTGCGTCGCCGTCTCGGTCGGTGTCTCTTCATCGCCGCCACCTCCGTTCTCGCTTCCGCCAGCGCAGCCGGCGAGGCCGGCGGCGCCGCCGACAGCAACGAGGGCACTCGCGCGCAGTACGGACCGACGGGTCGACTCGTGGTCGGACATCACTGAGCCGTACGACCGAGGGAGATAAGCCGCCCCCTTCGGTTCCCAGTCTGTGAGATCCGACGCGACCGTGTTGGGGCCGTCGACTCACGCGAGGCCGCGCCGGACCTGCCCGAGCAGTTCTTCGACGCCGATGTCGTCCCGTCTCGTCTCCGGGGCGCCCTCATCGCCAGAATCAGTCCTCCACGGTCGCTTCCGCCCGGAAACTGCGGACGCAGTGGTGTCCGGTGACGCGTCGCTCTCCACGACGGCAGCGACGTCCGGACGGCGGTGGGGGCTGTTTCGCGCCAGTGCACGCCACCGGCGAATGACTGTCTCTCGAAACGACTCCATAACTTTCTCCCGGGGTGCAAAGTTGTCGGCATGACCCCACCAGCTCACTCGAGCGACGACACGGACAGCATCACGCGGATCGAAATCTCGCTCCGTCGGGCGCTCGCGACGACGGACTCGAGCGAGTCGCGGTACCACATTCGGACGGCGCTCCAGCAGCTACAGGTGGTCCGCGAGACCGGCGGGATCGAGTCCTCGGAGTACGGCGACGCCCGCGATATGAACCACCAGTAGTCGTGCGTTGAACGTCACACTCGACTTTCGAGGTCCACTACCGTGCCGCGGTCGACGACCATGAACGCCTCCTCGTGGAGCATGTCCTCCTCGGTCGGCAACACGAGTACCTCCGAGCCGTCACTGGTGGTCGTCGGGATAAAATCGAGCTCGATGAGATCGTACTCCAGGTCCTCGGACGGATCGGGATTCGGAGAGACCGTTCGCCACTCCTGCTCTGTCGAGGCCACGATCAGCTCGCCTCCGATGAAGGCCCGCAAAACCCCGGATAAGGTGTGCTTACCACACGATCTCCGTTGGTACCGACTGTTCGGTTTCCGACGCATCTCTTGTGTGTACCCCCAGCCCGTTCGATAATACGAACCTTCTGACCGGTATGTCGGCCGTACTGACAGGCCGACGTGGTTGACTTGAGTCGCATGACTCGTTAGCAGACAACTACTGTAAAGAAGGCTCCTACAGGGGCGAGTCGAATACCGTGAAGATAGCCACCAATTACGTTCAGTATCCTTTCTTCTGTCTTGGACTATCGCCAACTCACGGCCCCGTACCTATCGGTTCCCCCCGCCTGAGCCGCACGCGCGATAAGATAAACATACTGAGTGTATGACGATCGTACTGGCTCTCCCCGCCCGAGAATCCCTTCGAGCGAGATCCTCCTGTTCGGTCAGTTCTGGCCTCAGACCCGTGCGTGTTGACTCGGTCTGGCTGTCGTCCTCTCACGGGTCTCCCGCTCCCGCCGATGACCGGTCGATTGGGGTCGGCCGACCGGGTGGACCCATATCTCCCCGCAGTCACCTGGTTTCTGTGGCGACTCCGAGCACTGAATCGCCTTTAGCGGGTCTGTTACGATAGCTACTGACGGTGAGCGCTTACGCATGGCACTAGTTACAAAACACGCCATCGTCGCTGTTGCCGTGCTGACAGTGGTGGGCGGGGTCGGAATGGCGACCATGGGGACGATCGGGGGGTCGATGGACGCAGCCCCTACGGACGCACTCGTCGGGGAGGAGGAGCCGCTCTCCGTCGCGACCGCTGACGAGACGACAGGGGTCGGCGCCTCGACGACCGCGGTCGTTGAGGCGACCCTCCGAAACGACGCGGACCGCGAGCGCGTCCGGACGGTCTCCTTGGAACTGCGCGGAGAGGGCGACGACGCCGTGAGGGCCACGCGCGAGCGTGAGGTCACGGTGCCGGCCGACGGGTCGGCGGACATCAGCTTCGAGATCCCGGCCGACGAGGTCGGTCCGGGAACCTGGGACTACACGGTCGTGGTCGACACCCAGTCGGCGGATGGGCCGTCGACAGCGGCCGAGGGGACCGTCACGTTCGATCCGGCGACGTACGCGCTCGACGGACGGGCCGTCGGTTCGGCGGACGGTGCCGTCGCAGACAACGCCGAGCGGGACCGTCCCAGCGTGCTCCCCGGCGACGAGGTCGACGTGATCGCGACCGTCGAGAACGGGGGCGACTTCGACGGTGAGCCCGCCGTCAGGTTGCTGTTCGACCGCAACCGCGACGGAGAGTTCTCCTCCGAAGAGGCGGTAACGACCAAGTATCCGGCCGTTTCGGCCGGAACCGAGGCGGAGCTCCGGTTCAACGTCTCGACGGTCGGTCTCGAACCCGGCACCTACCGCTACCGGATCGTCGCCGAGGGCGAATCGATCGAGGGGAGTTTCGACGTGCTCGCACCGGCGCGATTCACTGTCGAGAACACG from Halobaculum halobium carries:
- a CDS encoding hemolysin family protein, which gives rise to MVDFVFAAGRLLIALVLVVLNGFFVAAEFALVRVRSTSVDQLVEEGRPGSDTLQEAMGSLDDYLAVTQLGITLASLGLGWAGEPAVASLVEPVLGPLLPPDILHIVTFGLAFGFITFLHVVFGELAPKTIAIARAERIALLVAPPLKLFYYVFYPGLVLFNGTANAFTSLIGIPPASETDETLEEREILMVLSRAGDEGNVDAREVEMIERVFDLDDTVVREVMVPRPDVVAVPADATLSAIRSTALSAEHTRYPVVDADDADQIVGFVDLKDVLRAGESAEAADTTAADIARDVLVVPETMPIDDLLMQFRDEHQQMAAVVDEWGSLEGIATVEDVVEAVVGDIRDEFDADDREASIRRRADGGYEVDGGVPLWTLNDALGTSFQSDDFETIAGLVLGRLDRVPEVGDSLAVDGHVIEVTAMDDSRIDALSIRPSSTAAEDDA
- a CDS encoding formate/nitrite transporter family protein codes for the protein MAAPHDDPPPDDDSNRDHAENGVPQSGSVIPDRFSSDEVFQRIVADADHEITSGTRELFFAALAGGFAITITLLVYASMYPQTDSSVVAAMLYPIGFIYIIIGGYQLYTENTLPPVALTLERLASVPSLLRHWTIVALGNFTGGAIGAIVLAYGGVFSPEAAAVAADLAATGVYETTRWELFFKGAFAGLIVAGVVWMNFAAQDTISRLVVVYLAFLTIPLGNLYHSVVSFTEAVYLMLVGDLGFLLAMTDFVIPVLVGNTVGGVLLVTIVNYYQTTEQRLETARFENVRRLSIRESLLGSLAGRSYVPMFDTVEEFVRDPDSFRILVPITNPRTESRLVQMACALASTREKGVVHVVHVVQIPSGPSHGGRRTDHDRISAESNKLLEGVRDMNDRYEAEVETSTLVTHRSFEDVFDRANRTRPDLVMMGWADDGVWASARAERPIDELTNRLPCDFLVVKDRGLDCSRVLLPTAGGPNSVLSADVARGLREALDAEVSLLHVADGPADRERGETFLAEWAAENGLEEADRIVDESGDVEDSIERAAADNTLVLIGATEQGLLSRLVSDSLHMNIADDVDASLLLAERPTDRTLLKRLIGAGRREK
- a CDS encoding TIGR04053 family radical SAM/SPASM domain-containing protein, with the protein product MFDTSQRPIVLVWEVSRACELACDHCRAEATPGRHPDELTTAEGKDLLESARGFGDGQVVVLSGGDPLKRDDLPELIAHGDDIGLRMALTPSGTASLTRERIERLADAGLRRVALSIDAGCPAVHDGYRGEPGVFEETLRAARWIRESDLGLQINTTVCERTVDELPAVRELVGDLDAVRWSVFFLVRIGRGARLDPVSPERADEVMNWLHRVDDEAAFAIKTTEAPQHTRVGLERDGVDPADLTPGVGALAARPNVRAGDGFAFVNHVGDVTPSGFLPKPAGNVREDDLVEVYREGDLFKRLRDRDSLKGKCGACEFRAVCGGSRSRAYASTGDALASDPLCPYVPNGYDGAVPDRVGDA
- a CDS encoding halocyanin domain-containing protein; translated protein: MMSDHESTRRSVLRASALVAVGGAAGLAGCAGGSENGGGGDEETPTETATQTATQTATDTPSGGSDGGESFGGWLDDVDNYDGVVDETGADEVTVEVGTEANGGYYGFGPAAVRVSSGTTVTWEWTGQGSSHNVVAEDGSFESELVAEEGHTFSHTFESAGTVKYACVPHEALGMKGVVVVE